A stretch of DNA from Streptomyces sp. NBC_01197:
CTCACTGGCCCGCTCCGTACGCGTCCGGAGCCGTCGACGCGACGGTGACCGTGCCCGGATCGAAGTCGGTCACCAACCGCGGACTCGTGCTGGCCGCCCTGGCCGCCGAACCGGGCTGGCTGCGCCGCCCGCTGCGCTCCCGCGACACGCTCCTGATGGCCGACGCCCTGCGGGCACTGGGCGTCCGTATCGAGGAGACCGTGTCGTCCAGCTCCGCCGCGGTGGACGCCACGGGCGGTACGGGCGAGGCCTGGCGGGTGATCCCGGCGGGGCTGCACGGCCCGGCCACCATCGACGTCGGCAACGCCGGTACGGTCATGCGCTTCCTGCCGCCGGTCGCCGCGCTCGCCGACGGTCCCGTCCGCTTCGACGGCGACCCCCGGTCGTACGAACGCCCGCTGCACGGTGTCGTCGACGCGCTGCGCGCGCTCGGTACCCGGATCGACGACGACGGGCGCGGGGCGCTCCCGCTGACGGTGCACGGCGGCGGGGCGCTGGACGGCGGCCGGGTCGAGATCGACGCGTCGTCCTCGTCCCAGTTCATCTCGGCGCTGCTGCTCTCCGCGCCGCGCTTCAACCAGGGCGTCGAGGTACGGCACACCGGTGCCACGCTGCCCTCGCTGCCGCACATCCGGATGACCGTGGACATGCTGCGCGCGGTCGGCGCCCAGGTGGACGAGCCGGAGACGGGCGGCGAGCCGAACGTCTGGCGGGTCTCCCCCAGCGCCCTGCTCGGCCGGGACCTGACCGTCGAGCCCGACCTCTCCAACGCCCAGCCGTTCCTGGCGGCCGCCCTGGTCACCGGCGGCCGGGTCACCATCCCCGACTGGCCCGCGCGCACCACTCAGCCGGGAGACGCACTGCGGGAGATCTTCACCGAGATGGGTGGCGGCTGCGAACTGACCGAGGGCGGCCTGGTGTTCACGGGCTCCGGCCAGATCCACGGCATCGACGTGGACCTGAGCGAGGTCGGCGAGCTCACCCCGGGCATCGCGGCCGTCGCGGCTCTCGCGGACTCGCCGTCCACGCTGCGCGGCGTTGCCCATCTGCGGCTGCACGAGACCGACCGGCTTGCCGCACTGACCGCGGAGATCAACGGACTCGGCGGCGATGTCAGCGAGACCGCCAACG
This window harbors:
- the aroA gene encoding 3-phosphoshikimate 1-carboxyvinyltransferase, with product MTESSVHTAHWPAPYASGAVDATVTVPGSKSVTNRGLVLAALAAEPGWLRRPLRSRDTLLMADALRALGVRIEETVSSSSAAVDATGGTGEAWRVIPAGLHGPATIDVGNAGTVMRFLPPVAALADGPVRFDGDPRSYERPLHGVVDALRALGTRIDDDGRGALPLTVHGGGALDGGRVEIDASSSSQFISALLLSAPRFNQGVEVRHTGATLPSLPHIRMTVDMLRAVGAQVDEPETGGEPNVWRVSPSALLGRDLTVEPDLSNAQPFLAAALVTGGRVTIPDWPARTTQPGDALREIFTEMGGGCELTEGGLVFTGSGQIHGIDVDLSEVGELTPGIAAVAALADSPSTLRGVAHLRLHETDRLAALTAEINGLGGDVSETANGLRIRPRPLRGGVFHTYDDHRMATAGAVIGLAVDGVKIENVATTAKTLPDFTEMWTEMLKA